A genomic segment from Thermostichus lividus PCC 6715 encodes:
- a CDS encoding pyridoxal phosphate-dependent aminotransferase, which produces MELATRVMRVTPSVTLMIDAKAKAMRAAGEDVCSFSAGEPDFDTPAHIRDAAKMALDQGKTRYGPAAGEPALRQAIADKLRTENHLPYTAENILVTNGGKQSLFNLMLALINPGDEVIIPAPYWVSYPEMVHLASGTPVIVHTTAETGYRITPAQLEAAITPKTRLFVLNSPSNPTGMVYTPAEIRALAEVVVRHRLWVVSDEIYEKILYDEAEHLSIGAVSDAAFSYTIVSSGFAKAYAMTGWRVGYLAGSAELIKATTKIQGHSTSNVCTFAQYGAIAALQGSQDCVAQMLAAFRQRRQRMYAGITGIPQLRCVQPQGAFYLFVDIAKTGLSSVEFCDRLLEEAKVATIPGKAFGMDDHIRLSYATDIETIEKGLERLAAFVAQL; this is translated from the coding sequence ATGGAGTTGGCAACGCGGGTGATGCGGGTCACGCCGTCGGTAACTTTAATGATTGATGCCAAAGCAAAGGCCATGCGAGCCGCAGGGGAAGATGTTTGTAGCTTTAGTGCCGGAGAACCGGACTTTGACACCCCTGCCCACATCCGCGACGCTGCTAAGATGGCTCTGGATCAAGGCAAAACCCGTTATGGGCCAGCAGCAGGCGAACCCGCCTTACGTCAAGCCATTGCCGACAAACTCAGAACTGAGAACCACCTCCCTTACACCGCTGAAAACATTCTTGTGACCAATGGCGGCAAGCAGTCCCTTTTTAACTTAATGCTGGCGCTGATCAACCCTGGGGATGAGGTCATTATTCCAGCACCCTATTGGGTCAGCTATCCAGAAATGGTGCATTTGGCGAGTGGCACGCCTGTCATTGTCCACACCACTGCTGAAACAGGCTACCGCATTACCCCCGCTCAACTGGAGGCGGCGATCACCCCCAAAACCCGCCTGTTTGTCCTCAACTCCCCCAGCAACCCCACGGGTATGGTCTATACCCCAGCGGAAATTCGGGCATTGGCAGAGGTCGTTGTGCGCCATCGGTTGTGGGTGGTGTCGGATGAAATTTATGAAAAAATTCTCTACGATGAGGCAGAACACTTAAGTATTGGTGCTGTTAGCGACGCTGCCTTTAGCTACACCATTGTCAGCAGTGGTTTTGCGAAGGCCTACGCCATGACAGGGTGGCGAGTGGGGTACCTTGCTGGTTCCGCTGAGCTGATTAAAGCCACGACAAAAATTCAGGGGCACAGCACCTCGAATGTCTGCACGTTTGCGCAGTACGGGGCGATCGCCGCTCTCCAAGGCAGCCAAGATTGCGTCGCCCAGATGCTAGCAGCCTTTCGCCAGCGTCGCCAGCGGATGTATGCCGGAATTACAGGCATTCCCCAACTGCGTTGCGTCCAACCCCAAGGGGCATTTTATCTATTTGTGGACATTGCCAAAACCGGGCTGAGTTCCGTGGAGTTTTGCGATCGCCTCCTCGAAGAGGCCAAAGTAGCCACTATTCCAGGTAAAGCCTTTGGCATGGATGATCATATTCGCCTGTCCTATGCGACGGATATTGAAACGATAGAAAAGGGGTTGGAGCGGCTAGCAGCGTTTGTCGCCCAACTGTGA
- a CDS encoding SWIM zinc finger family protein: MKQPQILRITRKAASLKEKQKQQQQAPATTSPSTPTEAAVVATDPQALSPDRQQWWSERWISVLESFGWRRRMERARIYVREGRVLTLEFKGNQVHAQVQGTAPAPYHVTLHLDAFTAEQWQYVIDSMAQQALYSAKLLAGELPPSIEEVFTQAGLSLFPFTKFDIHSRCNCPDPVNPCKHIGAVYYLLGQRFKEDPFLLFQLRGRTKDEILRQMRHSRATPESQPLPPPPLLTYTPPKTDARFWQYTAPLPADLVVLVPPGQPDAVLSVLLPLPHENAGEASHLMNCLQQMYNTASLAACQLAMSEPLEPSD; this comes from the coding sequence ATGAAACAGCCCCAGATTTTAAGAATTACCCGTAAGGCTGCCAGCCTCAAGGAAAAACAAAAGCAGCAACAACAGGCGCCTGCAACCACCAGCCCTTCAACTCCAACTGAGGCTGCCGTTGTGGCCACTGACCCTCAAGCGTTATCGCCCGATCGCCAACAGTGGTGGAGTGAGCGTTGGATCAGTGTTCTAGAATCCTTTGGCTGGCGACGACGGATGGAGCGGGCGCGGATTTATGTGCGCGAAGGACGTGTGCTAACCCTAGAGTTCAAAGGCAATCAGGTGCATGCCCAAGTGCAAGGAACTGCTCCTGCCCCCTACCATGTGACACTACACCTCGATGCTTTTACCGCTGAGCAGTGGCAATACGTTATTGACAGCATGGCTCAGCAAGCTCTCTACAGCGCAAAACTCTTAGCCGGAGAGTTGCCCCCCAGCATTGAAGAGGTCTTTACCCAAGCGGGGTTGAGTTTGTTCCCCTTCACCAAGTTCGATATCCACAGCCGCTGCAATTGCCCAGATCCCGTCAATCCCTGTAAGCACATTGGTGCAGTCTATTACCTGCTGGGTCAACGCTTTAAGGAAGACCCCTTTTTGCTGTTTCAGTTGCGAGGTAGAACCAAAGACGAGATTTTGCGGCAGATGCGGCACTCCCGCGCAACTCCAGAGTCCCAGCCACTACCCCCACCCCCCCTACTGACCTATACTCCCCCCAAAACCGATGCTAGGTTTTGGCAGTACACTGCCCCACTTCCTGCCGATTTGGTAGTGCTTGTGCCCCCAGGGCAACCGGATGCTGTCCTGTCGGTGCTCCTCCCCCTTCCCCACGAGAATGCCGGTGAGGCCTCTCACTTAATGAATTGTTTACAGCAGATGTATAACACGGCAAGTTTGGCTGCCTGTCAATTAGCTATGAGCGAGCCCTTGGAGCCATCAGACTAG
- a CDS encoding S-layer homology domain-containing protein: MHNIAQRGMAFFSCGLLSSGTLATLLMTPVQAQSRFIDTQNTWAQACIDHLASRNIISGYPDGTFRPNAAVTRAEYAAMLGKAFPNAPVVRTPSTFNDVPSNFWAFSAIQNATRTGFLSGYPGNVFQPNQNIPRVQAVVALASGLQYPAPASVEATLAQFSDATAIPEYGRSGVAAATAKQVVVNYPNVQFFAPNQLATRADIAAFLCQATRTAGAQALVPMQYVAGASATPMALSAGQRIPARFPDAERIIVTPKETVPIRLVAAADVRDSQGRVVIPSGSEIYGQIQPSQGGSRFVANTVVINNQQIPLAATSNVVKKIRDTRDPDIGNVFRNAAIGAAVAAGISGLAGDRTITPLKVLTGATAGAAIETNQGRPASSVVRDSLIGAALATGASAVIGDRQITPEKVITGAAAGATIGGVIDPAVRRVVVIDANTDLGLTLTQSFTVTP, translated from the coding sequence ATGCACAACATAGCACAGCGTGGCATGGCGTTTTTTAGCTGCGGTTTACTCAGTTCAGGGACTCTTGCCACCCTCTTGATGACTCCTGTTCAGGCGCAATCCCGCTTTATAGATACTCAAAATACATGGGCGCAGGCCTGTATTGATCACTTGGCCAGCCGCAATATTATTAGCGGTTACCCCGATGGCACCTTTCGCCCTAATGCCGCCGTGACGCGAGCGGAGTATGCCGCCATGCTGGGGAAAGCTTTTCCCAATGCACCCGTGGTGCGCACCCCCAGTACCTTTAACGATGTTCCCAGTAATTTCTGGGCGTTTAGTGCCATTCAAAATGCAACCCGTACTGGATTTTTGAGCGGCTATCCGGGGAATGTCTTTCAACCCAATCAAAATATTCCCCGAGTACAGGCGGTAGTGGCCTTAGCCAGTGGCCTGCAGTATCCTGCCCCAGCCTCTGTGGAGGCAACCTTGGCTCAATTCAGTGATGCAACGGCGATTCCCGAGTATGGGCGTTCGGGGGTGGCGGCAGCAACCGCTAAACAAGTGGTCGTGAACTATCCCAACGTGCAATTTTTTGCCCCCAATCAACTGGCCACCCGTGCCGACATTGCTGCGTTCCTCTGCCAAGCGACTCGCACAGCCGGTGCTCAAGCCTTAGTGCCCATGCAGTATGTTGCAGGAGCCAGTGCAACCCCCATGGCTCTATCGGCAGGCCAACGAATTCCGGCTCGCTTCCCCGATGCTGAGCGCATTATTGTTACTCCCAAGGAAACTGTGCCGATTCGTCTGGTGGCGGCGGCGGATGTCCGCGATAGCCAAGGTCGAGTAGTGATTCCCAGCGGTAGCGAAATCTATGGCCAAATTCAACCCTCTCAAGGCGGCTCTCGGTTCGTGGCCAATACGGTAGTCATTAATAACCAGCAGATTCCCCTAGCGGCAACCTCAAATGTAGTCAAAAAAATTCGCGATACCCGCGATCCCGATATTGGGAATGTCTTTCGCAATGCGGCGATCGGTGCTGCTGTCGCGGCAGGGATTTCTGGCTTGGCGGGCGATCGCACCATTACTCCCCTAAAAGTGCTAACGGGGGCAACCGCTGGCGCAGCCATTGAAACAAACCAAGGTCGTCCAGCAAGCTCTGTTGTCCGTGACTCCCTCATTGGGGCGGCCTTGGCCACGGGTGCCTCTGCTGTTATTGGCGATCGCCAGATTACCCCAGAAAAAGTCATTACCGGTGCGGCTGCCGGCGCAACCATTGGTGGGGTGATTGATCCTGCGGTTCGTCGTGTTGTGGTTATTGATGCTAATACGGATTTAGGGTTGACCTTAACACAGTCTTTCACTGTGACACCCTAA
- a CDS encoding cation:proton antiporter: MDSSTQLTGLFVITVVLGIGAQVAAQWLRLPSIVLLLLAGILCGPSGLGLVHPDILGDGLEVLVPLCVALILFEGGLSLDLSRADQDITGSLWKLVTVGGLITLVAGAMVAHWIGDFPWRIAFLYASLVVVTGPTVVGPLLRQVGVEHKLAVILEGEGVLIDPIGAILAVVVLNVVLEQDLGVAAIATGVAQRLATGAVIGGVGGWLLSRFLRWAWFLEDELRNLVVLAVLWGLVWLSQEMVSESGLMTAVVFGLMLRWCEVPGERLLRRFKGQLSTLSISVLFVLLAADLSIASLRELGGAGILTVLWLMLVIRPLVVAVCTWGSDLSWQQKAFLSWIAPRGIVAASVASLFAITLTNAGISGGDAIKAQVFLTILMTVFAQGLTARWVATKLNVRAQGASGVLIAGCTPLGRLLARLLRDRGEEVVMIDTDAEAVEIARKEHVPVYLSSALDLNILQEAGITQLGTYLAVTKNTEVNAVLAQRVLEEFHPPRVLAALSLEECPLGMSAAFTSQLSIKAWNQYIATEAVRIGELVIEEEQSHLQRDHLDALIRSGKVLPLLVERPEGLRIVRANEEWQPGDRLIYLLHNPKPHTLPQALISGWPVNTHVESVLVPSETPSPQGT, from the coding sequence ATGGACAGTAGTACCCAACTGACTGGTTTGTTTGTTATCACAGTCGTTCTGGGCATTGGTGCGCAAGTCGCTGCCCAGTGGTTACGCCTGCCCAGCATTGTGCTGCTATTGTTGGCTGGAATTCTCTGCGGCCCCAGCGGTTTGGGGTTAGTGCATCCGGACATATTGGGGGACGGCCTAGAGGTACTTGTGCCCCTGTGTGTAGCGCTCATTCTGTTTGAGGGGGGATTAAGTTTAGACCTCAGCCGTGCCGATCAAGATATTACCGGTAGCCTCTGGAAGTTGGTGACTGTAGGGGGCCTAATCACCCTTGTCGCGGGTGCGATGGTGGCTCACTGGATTGGTGATTTTCCGTGGCGCATTGCCTTTTTGTACGCCTCGCTTGTGGTTGTGACCGGGCCCACGGTCGTAGGACCGCTGCTGCGGCAGGTGGGGGTTGAGCACAAGCTGGCGGTAATCCTTGAAGGGGAAGGGGTATTAATTGATCCCATCGGCGCTATTTTGGCGGTGGTGGTGCTGAATGTGGTGCTAGAGCAAGACCTCGGGGTGGCGGCGATCGCCACGGGAGTGGCACAGCGACTGGCCACTGGGGCAGTCATCGGCGGTGTTGGCGGCTGGCTCTTGAGCCGATTTTTGCGCTGGGCGTGGTTTTTAGAGGACGAGCTACGAAATCTGGTGGTGTTGGCGGTACTGTGGGGGCTGGTGTGGCTCTCCCAGGAAATGGTGAGTGAATCGGGACTAATGACTGCTGTTGTCTTTGGGCTGATGCTGCGCTGGTGTGAAGTGCCCGGCGAGCGGCTGTTGCGGCGGTTCAAAGGACAACTCAGTACCCTCTCCATTTCAGTGCTCTTTGTGCTTTTAGCCGCTGATCTGTCCATTGCTAGCTTAAGGGAGCTAGGGGGAGCGGGGATATTAACGGTTCTGTGGTTAATGCTGGTGATTCGCCCCTTGGTGGTAGCGGTGTGTACGTGGGGCAGTGATCTAAGCTGGCAGCAAAAGGCTTTTTTGAGTTGGATTGCCCCGCGGGGGATTGTTGCTGCCTCGGTGGCATCGTTGTTTGCCATTACCCTCACCAATGCTGGGATCAGTGGCGGTGATGCCATCAAAGCTCAAGTGTTCCTGACGATTTTGATGACGGTCTTTGCCCAAGGCTTAACAGCCCGCTGGGTTGCTACCAAGCTCAATGTGCGGGCACAAGGAGCCTCTGGGGTATTGATTGCTGGGTGTACTCCCTTGGGTCGTCTTCTCGCACGACTATTGCGCGATCGCGGTGAAGAAGTGGTGATGATTGACACCGATGCCGAAGCCGTAGAAATTGCCCGCAAAGAACACGTGCCGGTGTACCTTAGCAGTGCCCTTGACTTAAATATTCTGCAGGAGGCGGGGATTACCCAATTGGGAACCTACTTGGCCGTTACCAAAAATACTGAAGTCAATGCTGTTTTAGCGCAGCGAGTCCTCGAAGAATTTCACCCACCCCGGGTCTTAGCTGCCCTGAGTCTTGAGGAGTGCCCCCTCGGCATGAGTGCGGCCTTTACCTCCCAACTCTCGATCAAAGCGTGGAATCAATATATCGCGACTGAGGCAGTACGGATTGGTGAACTGGTGATCGAGGAGGAGCAATCCCATCTGCAACGGGATCACCTTGATGCGCTGATCCGCTCCGGAAAAGTTCTGCCGCTATTGGTGGAGCGTCCCGAGGGGCTGCGCATTGTCCGAGCGAATGAAGAATGGCAGCCCGGCGATCGCCTCATCTATTTGCTGCACAATCCCAAACCCCATACACTACCGCAGGCGCTCATCTCTGGCTGGCCCGTCAATACCCACGTGGAATCTGTATTGGTGCCCAGTGAAACACCATCCCCCCAAGGAACCTGA
- a CDS encoding DUF2499 domain-containing protein has translation MHALSLPTWVIHISSVLEWIAAIWFVQQLHRYRPQEGWRWLAWAMLPALVSAMCACTWHYFDNAPRLAWLVDLQAILTFVGNCTLCLAAAWLWWRGRQRYRPDRID, from the coding sequence ATGCACGCGCTTTCTCTCCCCACGTGGGTTATTCATATTTCCAGTGTCCTTGAGTGGATAGCCGCCATCTGGTTTGTGCAGCAACTCCATCGATACCGCCCCCAAGAAGGCTGGCGATGGTTAGCCTGGGCAATGCTGCCGGCGCTTGTTAGTGCGATGTGTGCCTGTACATGGCATTACTTCGATAATGCCCCTCGTCTGGCATGGCTTGTGGATCTGCAAGCAATTCTCACCTTTGTCGGCAACTGCACCCTGTGTCTTGCAGCCGCATGGCTGTGGTGGCGGGGGCGGCAACGCTATCGTCCTGACAGGATTGATTGA
- a CDS encoding zinc-dependent dehydrogenase, with amino-acid sequence MKAQVFRGVNQLSYEELPIPEIAADEVLVRVKVVGLCQSDIKKIRYPLYEPPRIFGHETAGEIAAVGTAVKGWQVGQRVVVMHHIPCMHCTYCLNENYSMCHVYKTITTTAGFIPSGGGFAEYVKVPGHIVQHGGLIPIPEDISDEQASFVEPTNCCLKAVKKAGIAPGQTVLITGAGPIGLMFIMLVNLFGARAIATDLLPSRIAKAKEVGAAAAFDARDADLNAKIQALTQGLGVDVSLLAVPSESAFFQALECTRKGGKILFFAEFPDEVEIPLNPNVLYRREIDLLGSYSSSYRLQSLASDIIFNRRIDVDALISDRYPLAKLAEAVEQAVSPTADTYKILIYPDA; translated from the coding sequence ATGAAAGCACAGGTGTTCCGAGGGGTGAACCAGCTTAGCTACGAGGAGTTACCCATTCCGGAAATTGCAGCGGATGAGGTGCTGGTACGGGTTAAGGTGGTGGGGTTGTGCCAGTCGGACATTAAAAAGATCCGCTACCCTCTCTACGAGCCACCGCGCATTTTTGGGCACGAAACAGCCGGGGAAATTGCTGCCGTGGGGACAGCGGTAAAGGGCTGGCAGGTGGGCCAGCGGGTTGTGGTGATGCACCACATCCCCTGTATGCACTGTACCTACTGCCTGAATGAAAACTATTCGATGTGCCATGTCTATAAAACGATTACAACAACCGCAGGGTTTATTCCCAGCGGCGGTGGGTTTGCTGAATACGTGAAGGTTCCCGGTCACATTGTGCAGCACGGTGGGCTGATTCCAATTCCTGAGGACATCAGCGATGAGCAAGCTAGTTTTGTGGAGCCGACGAACTGCTGCCTGAAGGCGGTCAAGAAGGCGGGGATTGCCCCCGGTCAAACGGTGCTGATTACCGGCGCCGGACCAATTGGTCTGATGTTTATTATGCTGGTGAATCTGTTTGGGGCACGGGCGATCGCCACCGATTTACTCCCCTCCCGCATTGCTAAAGCCAAAGAAGTGGGTGCTGCTGCTGCCTTTGATGCCCGGGATGCGGATCTCAATGCCAAGATTCAAGCGCTCACCCAAGGATTAGGGGTGGATGTCAGTTTGTTGGCCGTTCCGAGCGAGAGCGCCTTTTTTCAAGCCCTGGAGTGCACCCGCAAGGGGGGCAAAATTCTCTTCTTTGCTGAATTTCCCGATGAAGTGGAGATTCCCCTCAATCCCAATGTTCTTTATCGCCGGGAAATCGATCTCCTCGGCAGCTATAGTTCCTCCTATCGCCTTCAGTCCTTGGCCAGTGACATTATTTTTAATCGTCGTATTGATGTGGATGCCCTCATCAGCGATCGCTATCCCTTGGCAAAGCTGGCTGAGGCCGTCGAGCAGGCCGTCTCCCCCACCGCCGACACCTACAAGATTCTCATCTATCCGGATGCCTAA
- a CDS encoding DUF6930 domain-containing protein: MTLPAATCRRLLNLPQFPTVWVGGVCAFVADDTEAYCGAWLDANSQSVRSMEVVEHPFSKQQLMRLLVQAMEHPHPKNSPCRPQTIIVNDLELQFFLRGILLPLEIEVQYSKDIPLLQEFFAFMESELIDEAEEQDVLPPEYAELFLPKVKAFAELDLCQHLCNMQPLKLYCESWESPTLVALFINRESDSMNREFGVMLYRGEKAFWDFWQRAMTAPAVAEEDDDDEYDDPSLLDQDCLLLSFEVADTVDDLDHAFFQLKGQYYMFDVGVVHPLEGVRHFFAPEEAEMVYVVLDALIQFWQRHGKKFRRNAYPSIEMPLTISSPLHSALSYQVQVSTDPDLLEQMQQDMAAKEQELAPVEIKTIPADFYTLFRFETPESLTELRQAVSYYQPGTVPATVERYPILIIQTTKPQALAIAGALASEGGVHHLTLVSHGDRGSDSLVLLQTNANHFWMCQTLSSREVAELDEWFRAIAKGKGACGLAIAYGMSGKTLRHPTLKQMVGFYEVFLQPNHIDRDRPPTPQPIERRK, translated from the coding sequence GTGACTTTACCTGCTGCCACCTGCCGCCGCCTGCTGAATTTACCCCAATTCCCAACGGTGTGGGTTGGTGGAGTCTGTGCCTTTGTTGCTGATGATACCGAAGCCTACTGCGGTGCATGGCTAGATGCCAACAGTCAGTCTGTTCGCAGCATGGAAGTTGTGGAGCACCCCTTTAGCAAGCAACAACTGATGCGGCTGTTGGTGCAGGCAATGGAGCACCCCCATCCCAAAAATTCCCCCTGCCGACCGCAGACAATTATTGTTAACGATTTAGAACTACAGTTTTTCTTGCGGGGTATCCTCCTTCCCCTCGAAATTGAGGTGCAGTACAGCAAAGATATTCCTTTGCTACAGGAATTTTTTGCCTTTATGGAGTCAGAGTTAATTGACGAGGCAGAAGAGCAAGACGTCCTGCCACCAGAATACGCAGAGCTTTTTCTACCTAAAGTCAAAGCCTTTGCTGAACTCGATCTTTGTCAGCATCTATGTAATATGCAACCCCTAAAACTCTACTGTGAGTCTTGGGAGTCGCCCACATTGGTTGCTCTGTTTATTAATCGCGAAAGCGACAGCATGAACCGCGAGTTTGGTGTCATGCTCTATCGGGGGGAAAAGGCCTTTTGGGACTTTTGGCAGCGAGCCATGACGGCACCGGCTGTTGCCGAGGAGGATGACGACGACGAGTACGACGACCCCAGCCTTTTAGATCAAGATTGTCTCCTGCTTAGTTTCGAAGTTGCCGATACCGTTGACGACCTAGACCACGCCTTCTTTCAACTGAAGGGGCAATATTACATGTTTGATGTGGGCGTTGTTCATCCCCTGGAAGGGGTGCGCCACTTCTTTGCCCCTGAAGAAGCGGAAATGGTCTATGTGGTGCTCGATGCCCTGATCCAGTTTTGGCAGCGGCACGGTAAAAAGTTCCGTCGCAATGCTTATCCAAGTATTGAAATGCCCCTAACCATTTCTTCCCCGCTCCACTCTGCCCTGAGCTATCAGGTGCAAGTAAGTACCGACCCGGACTTACTGGAGCAGATGCAGCAGGATATGGCCGCTAAGGAGCAGGAGTTAGCACCTGTTGAAATTAAAACTATTCCAGCAGACTTCTACACGCTCTTTCGGTTTGAAACGCCAGAGTCTCTTACTGAATTGCGCCAAGCAGTAAGCTATTATCAGCCCGGGACAGTCCCTGCCACCGTTGAGCGCTACCCCATCCTCATCATCCAAACCACAAAGCCCCAAGCCCTAGCGATAGCAGGGGCGCTTGCTAGTGAAGGAGGGGTGCACCATCTGACGCTTGTGTCCCATGGTGATCGTGGCTCTGACTCCCTTGTACTGCTGCAAACGAACGCAAATCATTTCTGGATGTGCCAGACCCTCAGTTCACGGGAGGTGGCAGAGCTGGACGAATGGTTTAGGGCGATAGCAAAGGGCAAGGGAGCCTGTGGGCTAGCCATTGCCTATGGGATGTCTGGCAAAACCCTGCGCCATCCCACCCTAAAACAAATGGTGGGCTTTTATGAAGTGTTTCTGCAGCCGAACCACATCGATCGCGATCGCCCCCCCACCCCCCAGCCCATTGAACGCCGTAAATAG
- a CDS encoding type 1 glutamine amidotransferase, with protein sequence MTAPAPRILLLQARGDALTQAEELAEFVEFSGLDPSQFTVLNGFECPDFAPSCIQGFDALFIGGSSDATVLKPQVYRFVPPAMALILACIEQDIPVLASCFGFQLAVQALGGEVIVDRDRMEMGTYAMYLTPEGEQDPLFQGCPNPFLAISGHQERALRLPQGAILLAYSERCPYHAFRLAGKPFYGFQFHPEVNDRDLIARITRYCDRYHLDGHALARLKDSAQPTPHANRLIQRFVEVVLGYSRVGSQKILREMA encoded by the coding sequence ATGACTGCGCCCGCACCACGGATTCTATTACTTCAGGCTCGCGGGGATGCACTGACCCAAGCAGAAGAGCTAGCAGAGTTCGTGGAGTTTAGTGGCCTAGATCCCAGTCAATTTACGGTATTAAACGGCTTTGAGTGTCCTGATTTTGCCCCCAGTTGTATTCAAGGGTTTGACGCGCTGTTTATTGGCGGCTCTAGTGATGCAACGGTACTCAAGCCGCAGGTGTACCGCTTTGTGCCCCCTGCTATGGCCTTGATTTTGGCCTGCATTGAGCAGGATATTCCGGTGCTCGCCTCCTGTTTTGGCTTTCAGTTGGCGGTGCAGGCGTTGGGCGGCGAGGTGATTGTGGATCGCGATCGCATGGAGATGGGCACCTATGCGATGTATCTCACACCAGAGGGAGAGCAAGATCCACTGTTTCAGGGGTGTCCCAATCCCTTTTTGGCGATTTCTGGGCACCAAGAGCGCGCCCTCAGGCTGCCCCAAGGAGCGATTTTACTGGCCTACAGTGAGCGCTGCCCCTATCATGCCTTTCGCTTGGCGGGCAAACCCTTCTATGGGTTTCAGTTTCACCCGGAGGTGAATGATCGGGATTTGATTGCCCGGATTACCCGCTACTGCGATCGCTATCATTTAGACGGTCATGCCTTAGCTCGCCTCAAGGACAGTGCTCAGCCCACCCCCCATGCCAACCGCCTCATTCAGCGTTTTGTGGAGGTGGTGCTCGGCTACTCGCGGGTGGGATCGCAAAAGATTCTAAGGGAGATGGCTTAG
- the miaA gene encoding tRNA (adenosine(37)-N6)-dimethylallyltransferase MiaA, producing MGDAGLIVIAGATATGKSALAIALAEVLDTVILSADSRQVYRGFDIGTAKPTAADQARVRHHLLDICDPTDPLTLGTYQQQAQGLIAEYHAQGITPVLVGGTGLYIRSITQGLRMPDVPPQPDLRAQLRHYGQSQCYQWLQQVDPQAAQRIHPHDQVRTLRALEVYYTTGIPLTQQQQRQPPDYPVWYFVLGGGDRQRIAQRTHQMVAQGWLAEIRRLQAQYGDDLPLLDTLGYREMRQYLRGEISLSEAIELTVRHTQQFAKRQRTWFRQEPNALWVLGTTLEAQMAEILSHLP from the coding sequence GTGGGGGATGCAGGCTTAATTGTTATCGCGGGGGCAACAGCCACGGGGAAATCGGCCTTGGCGATCGCCCTCGCCGAGGTGCTCGACACAGTGATTTTAAGTGCCGATTCGCGGCAAGTCTATCGTGGCTTTGACATTGGCACCGCCAAGCCAACGGCGGCAGATCAAGCGCGGGTGCGCCACCATTTGCTGGATATCTGTGACCCCACCGACCCCTTGACCCTAGGTACCTATCAACAACAGGCGCAAGGGTTGATTGCCGAGTACCACGCTCAGGGCATTACCCCAGTGCTAGTTGGGGGAACTGGGCTGTATATCCGCAGCATTACCCAGGGGTTACGGATGCCCGATGTGCCACCGCAGCCAGACTTGCGCGCCCAATTACGCCACTACGGCCAATCCCAGTGCTATCAGTGGCTCCAGCAGGTGGATCCCCAAGCAGCGCAGCGCATCCATCCCCACGATCAGGTGCGGACCTTGCGGGCGCTGGAGGTCTATTACACCACAGGGATACCACTGACTCAACAACAGCAGCGGCAGCCGCCAGACTATCCGGTGTGGTATTTCGTCCTTGGCGGGGGCGATCGCCAGCGGATTGCCCAGCGGACTCACCAGATGGTGGCTCAGGGGTGGCTCGCAGAAATTCGGCGGTTACAGGCACAGTACGGGGATGATCTACCTCTGCTCGATACCTTGGGCTACCGGGAAATGCGCCAATACTTGCGGGGAGAGATCAGCTTAAGCGAGGCCATTGAGTTAACCGTGCGTCATACCCAACAGTTTGCTAAGCGTCAGCGCACTTGGTTTCGCCAAGAACCCAATGCCCTGTGGGTGTTGGGCACCACCCTCGAAGCGCAAATGGCTGAGATCCTAAGCCATCTCCCTTAG